The nucleotide sequence AACGTCAGGCTGTTTCCGTTACTCTTGAACATTCCTTTGACGATTGGTGTTTGGCACAATTTGCTAAGTCATTGAATAAGAATTCGGATTATGAATATTTCTTAAAGCGTTCGGAAAATTACCTTAACTTATTTAATAAGGAAAACGGATTTTTTGCACCTAAAGATAAAAATGGAAAATGGATCGAACCGTTTGATCCGCAACTGTCCAGCGGTTACGGCGGAAGAATGTATTATACTGAAAATAACGCCTGGACTTGGAACTTTAGCGTTCAGCAAGATATTCCCAAATTAATTGAATTGTTGGGAGGTGAAGATAAATTTGTAAATAGACTAGATGCGTTATTTAATGAAACGCCCAGATCAAAATGGATGTTCATGGGCCAATTTCCCGATGCTACCGGATTAAACGGAATGTTTGTTGCCGGAAACGAACCTTCGATGCACATTCCTTATTTATATAACTATGCAGGAAAAGCTTGGAAAACACAACGCAGAGTTAGAGAAGTTTTTGATATGTGGTTTGACGATAAACCGCTTGGAATTCCCGGCGATGAAGACGGCGGCGGACTTTGCTCGTGGTATGTTTTCTCCGCGATGGGATTTTTTCCGGTTACTCCTGGAAGTGATGAATACGCAATCGGAAGCCCTTTCTTTGAAAATATTGAAATTGAACTGCCCAACGGAAAATCATTTTCAATTATTGCCAAGGATTGTTCAAAGAAAAATAAATATATTCAATCGGCTGAATTGAACGGAAAGGAATTAAATAAAGCATTCTTAAAACATTCGGATATTGTAAATGGCGGCGTATTAAAACTTTATATGGGAGACCGCCCGAATAAAAATTGGGGCAGCGGTAATTGATTTTTTAATATATAAATTTCATGCGGAAAAATTAGTCATCTTGGTTCTAATAAAATTATTGGAGTTAAAATGGAAACACCGGAAAAAAAGGGAAATAATCTTAAAATAGCATTTGCGTTAATGACATCTCTTTTTTTTATATGGGGCGCAATTGTATCGTTAAATGATATTTTAATTCCGCATTTCAAAGGATTGTTTCATATGAATTATACGGAAACAATGCTTATACAGTTTAGCTTTTTCGGTGCATATTTTTTAATGTCGGTTCCGGCAAGTATTATTATTGGAAAAATCGGTTATAAATATGGTATTGTGTCGGGACTAATTATAGTTGGTTTTGGCTGTTTAATATTTATACCGGCTTCGTGGATAATTTCTTATCCGTTATTTCTTTTGGGTTTATTTACAATGGCAACGGGTAATGTTTTTTTGCAAGTAGTTGCAAATCCTTATGTTTCAATACTGGGACCATCACAAACTGCTTCAAGCAGACTTAATTTAGCGCAAGGGATTAATTCACTTGCAACAACATTGTCTCCATACATAGGTGCATTTTTAATTTTAGGAAATTATTCTACAATAGTGGAAGAAGCTGCTGCCGTTCAAACTCCATATATAGGCTTAGCACTTTTTTCATTTTTAGTTGCGGGAATATTTTCCTTTGTTAAACTGCCAACGGTTATAAAAGATAAGGGAAATGTTGTAAAAGGGAATGTCCTTAAATTCAGACAATTACGTTTAGGCGTTATTGCTCTTGCATTATATGTTGGTGCTGAAGTTTCAATAGGTAGTTTTATTGTTAATTTTTTGGGTGAACCATATATCGCGGGATTAGAAGAAAAGACCGCAGCTACATATATTCCATTTTATTGGGGCGGACTTATGGTTGGCAGGTTTGTAGGTTCGGCAATTCTGCAAAAGATAAGCGCACAAAGAGTTTTACTGGTTGCCGCTGTAATGTCATTTATTTTGGTTGGTGTTACAATAATGACCGATGGTTTTGTTTCAATGTGGGCAATGCTGGCGGTCGGTCTTTTTAATTCAATTATGTGGTCTAATATATTTGCCATGGCAATTGATGGTTTAGGAGAATATACGACAAAAGCTTCGGGAATTTTGGTAATGGCTCCCGTTGGCGGAGCAATATTCCCTTTGCTTCAAGGTGTTCTTGCCGATATGCCTGGTGTCGGTATTCATCTTTCTTATATTCTTCCGCTGATGTGTTATTTATTCATAATCTTTTACGCGGTCAATGGATATAAAGCCGGAAAGAATGAGATTCTAATAGTTAAAAATCAAATAGTTTAATTAATAATATTATATATTAAATAATAATTTATTGCTAAGTAATATCAAAATTATATATGACTTAAAATGATTTATTAGTTAATAACTTTATATATATTTTTAATAATATTTAAATTGCTTCTGATCACCGCAAGATTATGTATTTTCAATTATTGAAATTATCATTTCAAAAACTATTTGTTAATAATTATTATAACCTTTCATTTTTGAATATTTTGATATGTTATTTTAGTTAATAACTTATAAATCTAAAATATTTGTTAAGTTAGATTTAACTTGGTAAATTAAATTAAAAATGTAATTTATAATGAAATTTGTTTTCACGTCAAAAGATTCTAACGTTTTGGGTAAAACAAACAGTAATATTCCTAACTGGTTAATATATTTTTTAATTTTTCATGCGCAGGAAGAATATATGCCGCAACTCCTAATAAAACAAAAGGAATCATGGCGTCAACGGACAACCATTCTTCTAAAATATAATGTCCAACTTCCAGAAAAATAAAATAAAAAACCCAGATAACAATAAAAACGAGTCTATATTTTGTTAAAAATAAACCCATACCAATTAATATTTCTATGTATGGAATTATTGTAAGAGCAATATTATAAATTATTGAAGGTAATTGAATTCTAAGACTATCTTTTGTAAATAACAGTAAATAGTAATCGTGAAAAGAACCGTGGCTACAAAATTTACTAATGCCTGCTATAATCAATGTAACCATCATACAAAATCGTAACAAAAGCTCAGCATTTTTTAACGTTTTTAATTCAATATAATTTTGCACAACATTCCTTTATTTACAAAACTACAAATTATTATCTAAAATAACTTAAATAAATAAATTTAATAATTTATTTTTTAAAATATTCAGGTACAATACCTAAGTAGAAAGCCTGCAAATATTGTGGCATACAGTAGTATCTCTTATGTCCCATAAGAACACATCATTTTAATTCTGTTGTTTTAATGTTCACAACTTCAAATTAAAAAGATATGTATAAAGTGTCAATAAATAATTATAAAATTATATATTTTTTTAACATAAAGTTAATTTTATAGTTTTAAATATAAATCAGTAATTTTGTAGTTAATGATTAATGATGAATTAAATAAAAGGTATTTCTTTATTGATGAAAGTGGTGACCCCAATTTCTTTGCGAAAAGAAAAAAATTATTAGTTGGTACCACTGGTTACCAACCTTTACTTTTAATTGGTATGATAGCTGCTGAACAAAGGAAAACTCTTAGAAAGTCAATTTTAACTCTCAAAGAAGAAATTGAAGCTGATCCGCTTTATAACACTTTGCATTCTATAAAGCCTGGTTGGTTTTTTCATGCAATTGAAGATCATCCAGATATTAGATCAAAATTTATAAATCATATTAGAAATCTTGAAAACTTTAAAACATATATTGTAATTGGTCGCAAAGATTTAAATCGTTTCCAAACTTCACATCATTCAAATCCTTCAGAATTTTATTTTGATTTGTTATATCACCTAGTTAAAGATCGCTTAAATAATAGAGAATTTCACTATCAGATCTTTCTTGCAAAAAGACAAGAAACCAAAATGGCAAATTTTTCTCAAGCCGTTGCTCGTGCAATTGAACGTGATAATGCGCGCAGAAATGTTTCAATTGATATTTCATACCAATGCGATATAGTGCTTTCAAATCATTATCCCGAAATGAGCATTATTGACTATATGTTATGGGCACTGCAGAGATATATTAGGTTTGATGAGAAACGTTTTTATAATGCTTTAATAGATAAATATAATTTAATTATTGATCTCTATGATACTGCAAATTATACAACACGTGGCGGTGGAAGAACCAATTATTATTCTAAAAGAAATATTTTTGATAAGGATAAAGCTTCTGATTTTGGTTTAAACTAAAAATTCCAAAAATTCTCTTACACCCGTGTTTTTTCAAACAACCTCCGCCATTGGGCGAGTTATGGTAATAAGACAACTTTTGGAACTGTTTCAAATATAGGAAATAATTCTTGTTATGCCAAATTTCATTGATGAAATGATAAAAATATATTTCATCTTCCAGATCAATTTATACAAACTCTTTTAAGTATTTCGTTATCTACCACTCGTGGAATTCTTGCGGCTAAAACAGAAGGTACAATTCTGAAGAATGTTTATCTTCCAGTATTAAATCCAACACAATTTAAATCTACATAGCTGCTGAGAGAAACGTAAATTGACTTAATTATCTAATCATTGCAAAATAAGTCTCATATTTAACCATAGGTTAAAATTTCTCCATATGGTAATGTTCTTTTTCATTACCAAATATTTTAAATAATATTTTACATAGCCAATATTTATTTATTCAATTCATCATTAAAGCAAGTTCCGCAATTTGTCTTGTTACTTGTGTAGGCGAATTACAATCACAATTCGTTAAACCAATTACATAAATATCTTCACTTGGAATATATACACTCATTGATTTGAATCCAAAAATACTTCCGCCATGTTCGTTTGTCGGAACACCATTAATTTCCTTAATATGCCACGCATAACCGTAATTTATCTTTTCAACGTTGTTTAAGTTATAATTCTTAAATATTTTTTCAGTCGTTTGTTTTGAGATTAAAAGATTATTCCTTATTGCTTGCTGCCACTTAAACATATCTTCGGCATTTGACATTAATGATCCCGAGGAATAAGGAATGGTAAAACTAATGTAAGTACAATTTATATATCCGTTTTTGTCTTGATATCCGGAGGCTCTGTTTTTAATAATCTTTTTATGACTGGCACAAATTGAAGATTCCATTCCAATCTTTTGAAATATATTCTGTTCAATATAATCACCATAAGATTTGCCCGTTAACAATTCAATTATATACCCCAATATTACATAACCGGAATTGTTATACTTAAATTGCTCTCCCGGTTTAAAATCCATCGGCTCATTTTTAAAGAAATCTATTAACTCAACGGGAGTCAGATCTTTTTTTGATATTTCGTTAATTGATTTCATATCGGTAAAACTGCAAATGCCCGAAGTATGAGTAAGCAAATGATGAATAGTAATTTTGTTACCGTTTGTAGGATAATCAGGAATGAATTTAGTGATTTCATCATCCAATTTTAATTTACCTTGTTCATATAACATCAAAATTGCCATTGCGGTAAATTGCTTAGTAATAGATCCTATTTCAAAAACACTTTCCACTTTCATTGACGAGTTTATTTCAATATCAGCTAAACCGAAAGCCTTTTGATAAATTATCTTTCCTTTTTTAGAAATTAAAAAAACGGCGCCGGGATCATTTGGTTTATACTTTTCTTCAAGCAGGCTATCGATTTTCGAATTAAGAGTTTGTGAATAAGTAAGTGTATTTAACCGAACGAAAAACAAAAATATAACAATCATTTGTAAATATATTTTCTTCATTTTTTTCCTTTCCCAAAATAAATCATGATTCAATATAATGTAAACTAAAGTGAAATTGTCTTTCAAAAGTTAAGACTGTAAAGAATAGAAAAGGTTACAAAGATTTAAAAAAGTTTTTAATAGAAAACGAACACTATATATATTTTTATATAAAATAAACAATTTAAATTCACAATTTTTGATTTTTAATATGCAATTTTTTTATACCCTCGGTCAACTATATTATTTATTTAATTAAAAAGTGTCAAGGATTTGGTCAAACATTTTTTGAATCGACTGATTTAAATATATACTATAAGCATTGATCAATTAATTATAATAGTAATAGTTTCAATAATTTGTTAATTTAATAATATATTCATGCTTTTAATAAAAATCAGTTATTGACTCTATTGGGAACCCGAATGAAAAATTGTGTTTTAAAAATAATATTCATTTCATGTAACATAAGCAATGGTGATATGATAAAAATTAGAATGGAGCTAAAATGTTTAAATATAATTTCATTTATCCAATTTTATATAAATTATTTGACACAAATTCATTAACAAGAAAAAGTTACAGATATTTAGGCAATAAAATAGGGGAAAGGACAAAAACAAATTTAGGATTAACAAAAAATTATTTAAGTCAAGGCCGCAAAATAAACTTTTTATTTCATAAATATTGTAAAGTTGAAGAGAATGATAATTTACTTGAATTGGGAACAGGATGGCTGCATTGGTACGCGACATTTTTCAGAATATTTAATAATGTTAAAATTGATTTATTTGACGTTTGGGATAATAGAAAAATAAATACATTTAAAAAAGTGATGAAACAATTAACATTTGAATTAACAACAGAGGAAAATGAAAAATTAGTTAATAAAAATATTCTCAATATTCTTTCTGAAGTAAATTCATTTGATGAAGTATATAATATTTTGGACTATAATTATATTATCAATCCGAATGGTTCCTTAAGAGGTCTAAAAAATGATTATTACAAAATCATATTTAGTTGTGCTGTTTTTGAACATATTGATAGAAAAATATTGAAAGAATATTTCAAACAGATGAATAGAATTTTAATACCGGGTGGGTACTTAGTACATATTATAGATATGGGAGATCACTATCATTATAAAGATAAGAATAAAACTCATTTTAAAAATTATTTAAATATTTCAAATGTATTTTGGAAAAACTACTATGAAAATTCAATATTTTATATAAACAGAGTGCAGGTTTCAGAATGGAAAAAGTATTTTTTTGATTCAGGTTTTGACTTGGTTTGTGAAGAAATGTTTTATGTTAATATTGATAATTTAGAAATACATAAAGACTTTATAAATTATGATAAAGACGATCTTAGTTGTCATCAATATGTTTCTGTTTTTAAAAAATATAAAAATTTAAAATAATTTATTTATCTAAAAATCAATAATTGTGATGTTATATTAAGTAATTTTTAAATTTTTCGAATAAAATTCAATAAAATAACTTCCACATGAATAATTAGTTTAAGTACAAAGTTTTATTCATAGGTCAATTTTTTTTGAGACTTTAAAATATTCAAGAACAACTTTTATTTTAATACTTTTTGATCGAATATTATGAATTTTATAAGACTTAAAACACTCGGTATATATTTTGAATTTTGATACCAATTTTATGATAATATAGAGTGAATGGGGTATATAATATTACAACCAAGTATGTAAAGTAAAAAAATAGTTTTGTTATCAAATAAAACATTTTTACATTTTTTTTTGATTTGAATCACATTGATATTATCTTAAAACTGCTACATTTGACTATTTAATAAGATTTCAAGTCTAATTTATATTTGTTATATAACATTTTTTATTTGTTTTAAGTATTATATAATATTAAATTAGACAATATGTCTTATAAAAGATTTTTATATCTTTTATATCGATATAAAAAATTAAATACATTTAAATTTTAAATGTATTATTTAAGGGGGAAATTGAATAGCTTCAATTCGAATAATTATGATGTTAAAAGCCTAATTTTAATTGGACCCAAAAACTCCGGGAAGACTAGAGAAACAATAAATTATGCTCTTAAAAATATAAAAGAAGAAAGATGTATTTACTACACTTCATCAAATAAAAATAATTTAATAGAAAGAATTTCATCTATTGGTACAAGCGAAAATTGGCAGCAACTAAATAATCTTTTCATATATGAAGCCCCTAAAATAAATTACAATTCAAGCAGTATTGAAGATAAAAACTTGATGCATATTTTGTTAGGTATTTTTAAGCCAATTGAAAATATTAAACCAAATAAAATTGTTCTTGACGAAATAACGCCTTTTTTAAATTTTTCAGATTTAGATTTATTAGAAAAGGTATCAAAAAAAATATCTTTATTCCTGAATTATTATAAAATAAAAGCTCTTTTTACATTAAGCGAGCCAGTATCACAAAGAGCAAAATTAATAAGCGAA is from Ignavibacteriota bacterium and encodes:
- a CDS encoding sugar MFS transporter, with amino-acid sequence METPEKKGNNLKIAFALMTSLFFIWGAIVSLNDILIPHFKGLFHMNYTETMLIQFSFFGAYFLMSVPASIIIGKIGYKYGIVSGLIIVGFGCLIFIPASWIISYPLFLLGLFTMATGNVFLQVVANPYVSILGPSQTASSRLNLAQGINSLATTLSPYIGAFLILGNYSTIVEEAAAVQTPYIGLALFSFLVAGIFSFVKLPTVIKDKGNVVKGNVLKFRQLRLGVIALALYVGAEVSIGSFIVNFLGEPYIAGLEEKTAATYIPFYWGGLMVGRFVGSAILQKISAQRVLLVAAVMSFILVGVTIMTDGFVSMWAMLAVGLFNSIMWSNIFAMAIDGLGEYTTKASGILVMAPVGGAIFPLLQGVLADMPGVGIHLSYILPLMCYLFIIFYAVNGYKAGKNEILIVKNQIV
- a CDS encoding beta-lactamase family protein, which codes for MKKIYLQMIVIFLFFVRLNTLTYSQTLNSKIDSLLEEKYKPNDPGAVFLISKKGKIIYQKAFGLADIEINSSMKVESVFEIGSITKQFTAMAILMLYEQGKLKLDDEITKFIPDYPTNGNKITIHHLLTHTSGICSFTDMKSINEISKKDLTPVELIDFFKNEPMDFKPGEQFKYNNSGYVILGYIIELLTGKSYGDYIEQNIFQKIGMESSICASHKKIIKNRASGYQDKNGYINCTYISFTIPYSSGSLMSNAEDMFKWQQAIRNNLLISKQTTEKIFKNYNLNNVEKINYGYAWHIKEINGVPTNEHGGSIFGFKSMSVYIPSEDIYVIGLTNCDCNSPTQVTRQIAELALMMN
- a CDS encoding DUF3800 domain-containing protein — its product is MINDELNKRYFFIDESGDPNFFAKRKKLLVGTTGYQPLLLIGMIAAEQRKTLRKSILTLKEEIEADPLYNTLHSIKPGWFFHAIEDHPDIRSKFINHIRNLENFKTYIVIGRKDLNRFQTSHHSNPSEFYFDLLYHLVKDRLNNREFHYQIFLAKRQETKMANFSQAVARAIERDNARRNVSIDISYQCDIVLSNHYPEMSIIDYMLWALQRYIRFDEKRFYNALIDKYNLIIDLYDTANYTTRGGGRTNYYSKRNIFDKDKASDFGLN
- a CDS encoding methyltransferase domain-containing protein, producing the protein MFKYNFIYPILYKLFDTNSLTRKSYRYLGNKIGERTKTNLGLTKNYLSQGRKINFLFHKYCKVEENDNLLELGTGWLHWYATFFRIFNNVKIDLFDVWDNRKINTFKKVMKQLTFELTTEENEKLVNKNILNILSEVNSFDEVYNILDYNYIINPNGSLRGLKNDYYKIIFSCAVFEHIDRKILKEYFKQMNRILIPGGYLVHIIDMGDHYHYKDKNKTHFKNYLNISNVFWKNYYENSIFYINRVQVSEWKKYFFDSGFDLVCEEMFYVNIDNLEIHKDFINYDKDDLSCHQYVSVFKKYKNLK